From the genome of Sphingomonas sp. HMP6, one region includes:
- a CDS encoding nucleotidyltransferase domain-containing protein — protein sequence MTAPADPELLLAAACCRWPPSPARDAAVRAAVAGGIDWDRFNRVVVRQRVQGLVDGGLKAAGVAVPERVAAPLARQAKRIVHTNLVAAGDTARLTGQIAAAGYPVLAVKGVVLGALAYGTVGVKHSKDIDLLILPEHIEPVLALLEEAGYRITQPAEELSAKQRAVLPRYGKDVALVRTAPHLQVELHWRLFTNAALLPTLAASGPAQTVMLGTSLNAPTLAPADLYSYLVLHGAIDGWSRLKSLADVHALVATSGQALLPEWHDRAVALGAGAASEQAMLMMHDLFALPLPDELAMTIGTSRRVRMLVAGAYRLMAVRDGATEIDGWGYGRMLSLAMQPLLGHGIGYQWQIVRSVLYMQSDMYRSKLPMALYPLYPLVRIPAWLINRIARIGRHSSDSDKSATVAGKSQ from the coding sequence GTGACCGCGCCAGCCGATCCCGAATTATTGCTTGCCGCCGCTTGCTGCCGCTGGCCGCCCTCGCCTGCGCGCGACGCGGCGGTGCGCGCGGCGGTTGCGGGCGGTATCGACTGGGATCGCTTCAACCGCGTCGTCGTGCGGCAGCGCGTGCAGGGATTGGTCGATGGCGGATTGAAGGCGGCGGGGGTTGCCGTGCCGGAGCGGGTCGCTGCCCCGCTGGCGCGCCAGGCCAAACGCATCGTCCACACCAATCTGGTCGCAGCGGGCGATACGGCGCGACTGACCGGGCAGATCGCGGCCGCTGGCTATCCGGTGCTCGCGGTCAAGGGCGTGGTGCTCGGCGCGCTCGCCTACGGTACGGTGGGGGTCAAGCACAGCAAGGACATCGACCTGCTGATCCTGCCCGAACATATCGAACCTGTGCTCGCGCTGCTGGAGGAGGCGGGCTATCGCATAACCCAGCCCGCAGAAGAATTGAGCGCCAAACAACGTGCTGTGCTGCCGCGTTACGGCAAGGACGTCGCTTTGGTTCGCACTGCGCCGCATCTGCAAGTGGAACTGCACTGGCGGCTTTTTACCAATGCCGCGCTCCTGCCAACACTTGCGGCAAGCGGACCGGCACAGACGGTGATGCTCGGCACGAGCCTGAACGCGCCGACGCTCGCGCCGGCCGATCTGTACTCGTACCTCGTGCTGCATGGCGCGATTGATGGCTGGTCGCGGCTGAAATCGCTTGCCGACGTACATGCGCTGGTCGCGACGTCCGGTCAGGCTTTGCTGCCGGAATGGCATGATCGTGCCGTGGCGTTGGGCGCGGGTGCGGCGTCCGAACAGGCCATGCTGATGATGCACGATCTGTTCGCCTTACCGCTACCGGACGAGCTTGCCATGACGATCGGGACATCGCGCCGCGTCCGGATGCTCGTTGCGGGCGCATATCGGCTGATGGCGGTGCGCGATGGGGCCACGGAGATCGACGGCTGGGGTTATGGCCGGATGCTATCGTTGGCGATGCAGCCGCTGCTCGGCCATGGCATCGGTTACCAGTGGCAGATCGTACGGTCGGTGCTGTACATGCAAAGCGATATGTATCGCAGCAAGCTTCCGATGGCGCTTTACCCGCTCTATCCACTGGTTCGCATACCCGCCTGGCTGATCAACCGAATCGCGCGCATCGGCCGGCATTCGTCTGATAGTGACAAATCGGCCACGGTTGCTGGCAAATCGCAATGA
- a CDS encoding phosphoribosylanthranilate isomerase, giving the protein MHVTAKICGLSTPETLDAAIAGRASHVGLVFFPPSPRNLSQTRAAQLAARVPGHVQRVGVFVNPDDATIERAVAAGHLDILQLHDTPPDRAAAIKARTGLAVWIAVAVRTRGDLDAALTYTGVADKILYDAKTPPGAALPGGMGVRFDWRLLDGFRHPLPWALSGGLDPMNVVEAVRTTGATVVDVSSGVESALGIKDAAKIGAFLRAVNDL; this is encoded by the coding sequence ATGCACGTCACCGCCAAAATCTGCGGCCTGTCCACGCCAGAAACGCTCGACGCCGCGATCGCCGGCAGGGCGAGCCATGTCGGGTTGGTGTTCTTCCCCCCCTCCCCGCGCAACCTCTCCCAAACCCGGGCCGCGCAACTCGCCGCGCGCGTGCCGGGGCATGTCCAGCGCGTCGGCGTGTTCGTGAATCCCGATGACGCGACGATCGAGCGCGCGGTTGCCGCCGGGCATCTCGACATCCTCCAACTCCATGACACGCCGCCCGATCGTGCCGCCGCGATCAAGGCGCGCACCGGCCTGGCCGTCTGGATCGCGGTCGCGGTGCGGACGCGCGGCGATCTTGATGCGGCGCTGACCTACACCGGGGTTGCCGACAAGATCCTGTACGATGCCAAGACCCCGCCCGGCGCAGCACTTCCCGGCGGGATGGGCGTCCGTTTCGACTGGCGCTTGCTCGACGGGTTTCGCCATCCGCTCCCCTGGGCGCTGTCGGGCGGGCTCGATCCGATGAATGTCGTGGAGGCGGTGCGGACGACGGGCGCGACGGTGGTCGATGTATCGTCGGGTGTAGAAAGCGCGCTGGGGATCAAGGATGCGGCGAAGATCGGCGCGTTCTTGAGGGCGGTGAACGACCTCTAA
- a CDS encoding DUF7940 domain-containing protein — translation MTLLARWRAWLRARLVDDWTRALKFSSVQMATAGALLTAFVQWFPGTATEVWNALPQDMRALLPAWLTSTLPVILLVAIALARITRKAPTDGK, via the coding sequence ATGACGCTGCTCGCACGGTGGCGCGCCTGGTTGCGCGCCCGCTTGGTCGATGACTGGACCCGCGCCCTCAAGTTTTCCTCGGTGCAGATGGCGACCGCTGGCGCGCTGCTGACCGCCTTCGTCCAATGGTTCCCGGGCACCGCCACGGAAGTCTGGAACGCGCTGCCGCAAGATATGCGCGCGCTGCTCCCGGCGTGGTTGACCTCGACCCTGCCCGTCATCCTGCTCGTCGCTATCGCGCTGGCACGCATTACCCGGAAGGCCCCGACCGATGGCAAATAG
- a CDS encoding lysozyme, whose protein sequence is MANRPTPKQLVGGGLATGAALALAMAVATLKPDEGKRNVSYLDIAKIPTSCYGHTGRDVRVGQFRSDAECEALLTDDAKIHMAGVLRCSPQLADHPYQLAAMVRGSFNFGVGGYCRSTMRARFARSDWRGGCNALLAWDKARINGRIVPVRGLTLRRQRERAMCLTGLPT, encoded by the coding sequence ATGGCAAATAGACCAACCCCAAAACAACTTGTCGGCGGCGGGCTTGCGACCGGCGCGGCGCTTGCGCTGGCGATGGCGGTCGCCACGCTTAAGCCGGACGAGGGCAAGCGCAATGTCAGTTACCTCGACATCGCGAAGATACCAACCTCTTGCTACGGCCACACCGGTAGGGACGTGCGCGTCGGCCAGTTTCGCAGCGATGCCGAATGCGAGGCGTTGCTGACCGACGACGCTAAGATCCACATGGCCGGCGTGCTGCGCTGCTCGCCGCAGCTGGCAGACCATCCGTATCAGCTGGCGGCGATGGTGCGCGGTTCGTTTAATTTCGGGGTCGGCGGATATTGCCGATCGACCATGCGCGCCCGCTTCGCCCGAAGCGACTGGCGCGGCGGCTGCAACGCGCTGCTGGCGTGGGACAAGGCGCGCATCAACGGGCGCATCGTGCCGGTGCGCGGGTTGACGTTGCGCCGCCAGCGCGAGCGCGCGATGTGCTTGACGGGGCTGCCGACATGA
- the pyrF gene encoding orotidine-5'-phosphate decarboxylase, giving the protein MSNRLFVALDTPDLAKARALASKVRHHVGGIKLGLEFFMANGRSGVREMAELDLPIFLDLKLHDIPNTVAKAIMALRGLDPAILTVHAAGGRAMLEDAKAAAPLGTKVVAVTTLTSLDGTDLASIGCVNSAHDQVLRLTELAKEAGVDGVVCSGEEVAAAHKLWPKGFFVVPGVRPAGGVVGDQKRVVTPRAALDAGASILVIGRPITQAPDPDVAAREIEATL; this is encoded by the coding sequence ATGAGCAACCGTCTGTTCGTCGCGCTCGACACGCCCGATCTCGCCAAGGCGCGCGCGCTTGCCAGCAAGGTTCGACACCATGTCGGCGGGATCAAACTTGGTCTCGAATTCTTCATGGCGAACGGTCGCAGCGGCGTGCGTGAGATGGCGGAACTCGACTTGCCGATCTTTCTCGATCTGAAGCTGCACGACATCCCCAACACCGTCGCCAAGGCGATCATGGCGCTGCGCGGGCTCGATCCGGCGATCCTGACCGTCCACGCCGCCGGGGGCCGCGCGATGCTGGAGGATGCCAAGGCTGCCGCCCCGCTCGGCACCAAGGTGGTCGCGGTGACGACGCTCACCAGCCTCGACGGCACCGATCTCGCCTCGATCGGCTGCGTGAACAGCGCGCACGACCAGGTGCTGCGCCTCACCGAATTGGCGAAGGAAGCTGGCGTCGACGGCGTGGTCTGCTCGGGTGAGGAAGTCGCCGCCGCGCACAAGCTCTGGCCCAAGGGCTTCTTCGTCGTCCCCGGCGTCCGCCCGGCCGGCGGCGTCGTCGGCGATCAGAAGCGCGTCGTGACGCCACGCGCGGCACTTGATGCGGGCGCGTCGATCCTCGTCATCGGCCGCCCGATCACGCAAGCGCCAGACCCGGATGTCGCCGCGCGGGAAATCGAAGCGACCCTCTGA
- a CDS encoding endonuclease/exonuclease/phosphatase family protein, with translation MIKVVSYNMHKGVGLDRRRDPRRILDVLEEIQGDVIALQEADLRFGAKTRIIPHHMLDDHSPWHAVPIAHDGGNMGWHGNALLVRKNCSVEASAALHLPALEPRGAIRADVVVDSAPIRVVGMHLDLSGLWRRRQARAILAHVESCAAPLPTVLMGDLNEWTRQAGCLRDFGRDFASVATGPSFHARRPIGRLDRIFTRGFRVIDCGVHATAVARRASDHLPIWAVLEPLG, from the coding sequence GTGATTAAGGTCGTCAGCTACAATATGCACAAGGGCGTCGGCCTCGACCGGCGCCGCGACCCGCGCCGCATCCTCGACGTGCTGGAGGAAATCCAGGGCGACGTCATCGCGCTGCAGGAGGCGGATCTGCGATTCGGCGCAAAGACGCGCATCATCCCGCACCACATGCTCGACGATCATTCACCGTGGCACGCGGTGCCAATCGCGCATGATGGCGGCAACATGGGGTGGCATGGCAATGCCTTGCTGGTGCGCAAAAACTGTTCGGTCGAAGCGAGCGCAGCGTTGCATCTGCCCGCGTTGGAGCCGCGCGGCGCGATTCGCGCCGATGTGGTGGTGGATTCGGCACCCATTCGCGTGGTGGGCATGCACCTTGACCTTTCCGGCCTGTGGCGGCGGCGGCAAGCGCGTGCGATCCTGGCGCATGTCGAATCGTGCGCCGCGCCGCTGCCCACCGTGCTGATGGGCGATCTCAACGAATGGACGCGCCAGGCGGGGTGCCTGCGCGATTTCGGGCGCGACTTCGCCAGCGTGGCCACCGGCCCGAGCTTCCACGCACGCCGTCCGATCGGTCGGCTCGACCGCATCTTCACACGCGGATTTCGCGTGATCGACTGTGGTGTACACGCCACCGCCGTCGCCCGCCGCGCGTCGGATCATTTGCCGATCTGGGCGGTGCTGGAGCCGCTAGGATGA
- a CDS encoding PqqD family protein — MIDDHSIIRRRPDLITADVDGESIVLNSVTGTFYQLNASAARIWQLVESPQTLAAMVAHLTERFDVTAEQCRVDVLELIESLQGRGLVETA, encoded by the coding sequence ATGATCGACGACCACAGCATCATCCGGCGCAGGCCCGACCTCATCACCGCCGATGTCGATGGGGAAAGCATCGTGCTCAACAGCGTGACGGGCACCTTCTATCAACTCAACGCATCGGCCGCGCGTATCTGGCAGTTGGTCGAAAGCCCGCAAACGCTGGCCGCGATGGTCGCGCATTTGACCGAGCGGTTCGATGTGACCGCGGAGCAGTGCCGCGTCGATGTGCTCGAACTGATCGAATCGTTGCAGGGACGCGGGCTGGTCGAAACCGCGTGA
- a CDS encoding lasso peptide biosynthesis B2 protein — MKTQVRKNWRRLRHRMRRLGQVGVRDHRLLVEAAVGLAAARLAILTVPFPRIARELGGFMAPHHAADKASLSPPTSQEMEIARKIGWAVTVAARNVPFKAVCLPQAMTAHQMLRKRGIFSVMHFGTAPGTALSLEAHAWLNAGEIEVTGYPIGPEFTEIACIA, encoded by the coding sequence ATGAAAACGCAAGTGCGCAAGAATTGGCGGCGGCTGCGCCACCGCATGCGGCGGCTTGGCCAAGTTGGTGTCCGGGACCATCGGCTGCTGGTGGAAGCAGCCGTAGGCCTGGCCGCGGCGCGGCTTGCGATCCTGACGGTTCCTTTCCCGCGGATCGCGCGCGAATTGGGTGGATTCATGGCACCGCACCATGCAGCCGACAAGGCAAGTCTTTCGCCGCCAACATCACAAGAGATGGAGATCGCGCGTAAAATTGGCTGGGCCGTAACCGTCGCCGCACGGAACGTTCCGTTCAAGGCGGTATGCCTGCCGCAAGCGATGACGGCACATCAAATGCTTCGGAAACGCGGTATTTTTAGCGTCATGCATTTTGGCACAGCACCTGGCACAGCGCTTTCGCTGGAGGCCCATGCATGGCTGAACGCGGGCGAAATCGAAGTAACGGGCTACCCGATCGGGCCCGAATTTACCGAGATTGCCTGCATCGCCTGA
- a CDS encoding asparagine synthetase B family protein: MSGIAGILYASGRDVSAEALGHVADAAAIRGADGMTLWRDGPVGLIRFHHATTPEAVGERQPLTGPSGATIAFDGRLDNRAELIALLGRRGEALRACPDCDLALALFEQAGDGFLRHLTGDWALAIWQPDARRLFCARSPAGWRPFLFTHDADRLAFASEPRALVVGLALERRLNEAMIAEHLTQRVVTPGETFFEGVEALPQGAALDYRGGMLRRWHWDDAPYEDLTRASEGEHIERFTDLFDQALVACSRSSTGVAAQLSGGLDSSSVVSRAVHLNRAGRIAAPPTAISAHFPGSPIDESAYSNAVAQDLRLRLRIVSGGVFDPDVARAWSAATLYLPLRPNTIDTQQRIFADLQGRGERVLLSGEGGDEFLNGNHVHWADEIRRGRIDLIAREALAMPGKSPLARLRSIVMESLGPHLSNARYRRAAHRQMWAGTPIQDWLRPEWIAQTGVLHRIMDRRPARTLPTIAAQNRYAMVAYPARDTLFGGSQAFAAWHGVEHRHPLYDIRLQRFYLGASGAVLLKRGVRRHLLREAMRGTLVEQVRTRTTKARFDGAVIEGLAALYAERPIEQQWPVRLGWVDGAKLAAIWHRLHESHLHGSGDARPSPTFGALWNVAALDIWLEHGFGL, from the coding sequence ATGAGCGGCATCGCCGGCATCCTTTATGCCAGCGGACGCGACGTTTCTGCCGAGGCACTTGGCCACGTGGCCGACGCCGCCGCCATCCGTGGCGCGGACGGGATGACGCTGTGGCGCGACGGGCCGGTCGGGCTGATCCGGTTTCACCACGCGACCACGCCAGAGGCAGTCGGCGAGCGCCAGCCGCTCACCGGACCGTCCGGCGCCACGATTGCGTTCGATGGGCGGCTGGACAATCGCGCGGAGCTGATCGCTTTGCTCGGGCGACGCGGCGAAGCGCTACGCGCCTGTCCGGATTGCGACCTCGCGCTCGCGCTGTTTGAACAGGCAGGCGACGGCTTCCTGCGCCATCTGACGGGCGATTGGGCGCTCGCGATCTGGCAGCCCGACGCGCGACGGTTATTCTGCGCGCGTTCGCCCGCAGGGTGGCGACCGTTCCTGTTCACGCACGACGCCGACCGCCTCGCCTTCGCCAGCGAACCGCGCGCGCTGGTCGTGGGCCTCGCGCTGGAGCGGCGGCTCAACGAAGCTATGATCGCGGAGCATCTGACGCAGCGCGTGGTGACGCCCGGCGAGACCTTTTTCGAGGGCGTCGAGGCGCTGCCGCAAGGGGCGGCACTCGACTATCGCGGCGGTATGCTGCGCCGCTGGCATTGGGACGATGCGCCTTATGAGGATCTGACGCGCGCATCGGAAGGCGAGCATATCGAGCGCTTCACCGACTTGTTCGATCAAGCGCTGGTCGCGTGCTCGCGCAGCAGCACCGGAGTCGCCGCGCAGCTGTCGGGGGGGCTCGATTCGTCCTCGGTCGTGTCGCGCGCGGTACATTTGAACCGGGCGGGACGCATTGCCGCGCCGCCGACCGCGATCAGCGCGCACTTTCCCGGCTCGCCGATCGACGAGAGCGCGTATAGCAACGCCGTCGCGCAGGATCTGCGACTAAGGCTGCGGATCGTCAGCGGCGGCGTATTCGATCCTGATGTCGCGCGGGCCTGGAGTGCCGCGACGCTGTACCTGCCACTGCGGCCGAATACGATCGACACGCAGCAACGCATCTTTGCGGATCTGCAAGGCCGCGGCGAGCGAGTGTTGCTGTCGGGCGAAGGCGGTGACGAATTCCTCAACGGCAATCACGTCCATTGGGCCGATGAAATCCGGCGCGGACGAATCGACCTGATCGCGCGCGAGGCCTTGGCGATGCCGGGTAAAAGCCCGCTCGCGCGATTACGATCGATCGTCATGGAGAGCCTAGGCCCGCATCTCAGCAACGCGCGCTATCGCCGCGCCGCGCATCGCCAGATGTGGGCGGGAACGCCGATCCAGGATTGGCTGCGGCCCGAATGGATCGCGCAGACCGGCGTACTGCATCGGATTATGGACCGCCGCCCCGCACGCACGCTGCCGACGATCGCCGCGCAAAACCGCTATGCGATGGTCGCATATCCGGCGCGCGACACGCTGTTCGGCGGCAGTCAGGCATTCGCCGCCTGGCACGGCGTCGAACACCGCCATCCGCTCTACGATATCCGTCTCCAGCGCTTCTATCTCGGCGCATCCGGCGCGGTGCTGCTCAAGCGCGGGGTGCGGCGGCATCTGCTGCGCGAGGCGATGCGCGGCACGCTGGTGGAGCAAGTGCGGACGCGCACGACCAAGGCGCGGTTCGATGGCGCGGTGATCGAAGGGCTTGCCGCGCTCTACGCCGAACGGCCGATCGAACAGCAATGGCCGGTGCGGCTCGGCTGGGTCGACGGCGCAAAGCTCGCCGCGATCTGGCACCGGCTGCATGAATCGCATCTGCATGGCAGCGGCGATGCCCGGCCTTCCCCCACGTTCGGTGCATTATGGAACGTTGCCGCACTCGACATCTGGCTCGAACATGGATTCGGACTATAG
- a CDS encoding Stf0 family sulfotransferase, with protein MSRWSMETRKRYDLTLAAHDYPAWDGRPKRTILLCSEQRSGSTLLGEALYFAGGLGCPLEYFHIGFRPDFVARWATDSADAYLNAVHRHRTGPNGTFSAKLFWRDVLDLLAERDLPLRDHLARSQPNDTPPDLYQRAAATLGPLFDGATFLHLKRLDRVRGAVSGDLAEQTGLWRAIPGVGEHEPLTDPEFDFDRIAARIANTAWAHAHWANLFAAIGATPISLSYESLKRDYAGSVGSVLRALGSDVAPTAPRMNRQSDRRSEDFALRYLHEAQARVIASKGSV; from the coding sequence ATGAGCCGCTGGTCGATGGAAACGCGCAAACGCTACGATCTGACGCTGGCCGCGCACGATTATCCAGCATGGGACGGGCGGCCCAAGCGCACGATCCTGCTTTGCTCCGAACAACGCTCCGGCAGCACCTTACTGGGCGAGGCGCTGTACTTCGCCGGGGGCCTCGGCTGTCCGCTCGAATATTTTCATATCGGCTTCCGCCCCGATTTCGTCGCACGCTGGGCGACCGATAGCGCCGATGCGTATCTTAACGCGGTCCACCGCCACCGGACCGGCCCGAACGGCACTTTTTCCGCCAAACTGTTCTGGCGCGACGTGCTCGATCTGTTGGCGGAGCGCGACCTGCCGCTGCGCGATCACCTCGCCCGATCGCAACCAAACGACACCCCGCCCGATCTGTACCAGCGCGCCGCCGCCACGCTTGGGCCGCTGTTCGACGGCGCGACCTTCCTCCATCTCAAGCGCCTCGACCGAGTGCGTGGTGCGGTGTCCGGCGATCTGGCAGAGCAGACCGGACTGTGGCGCGCGATTCCGGGCGTTGGCGAACACGAACCCCTCACCGACCCCGAATTCGATTTCGACCGTATTGCCGCGCGGATCGCAAACACCGCCTGGGCGCACGCGCATTGGGCAAATCTGTTCGCGGCGATCGGCGCCACGCCGATTTCGCTCAGTTACGAAAGCCTGAAGCGGGATTATGCCGGAAGCGTCGGTAGCGTCCTACGCGCACTTGGCAGCGACGTCGCCCCCACCGCCCCGCGCATGAATCGTCAGTCCGACCGTCGCTCGGAGGATTTTGCGCTGCGTTACCTGCACGAGGCGCAAGCGCGCGTGATCGCATCGAAAGGCTCCGTATGA
- a CDS encoding patatin-like protein, producing MTREKELRLALVCYGGISLAVYMHGITKEIWRLARASQAFHAGVAPAGGSQGVYRALFQEIEAETGLRLRVLVDIVAGASAGGINGVVLAQAISTGQSLEPLTDLWLDSADIEALVDPKQAPSHRFSKAWALPLAWMAARRDTIDATVEPGAREEVRAKLSHFIRSRWFEPPFGGERFTGMILDALDAMAAAPREPRLLPDGQPLDLFVTVTDFRGHPERLTLNSPPEVVEIEHRVVVPFSDHGASGETLAHPAELAFAARATSSFPGAFPPFMVGELDRVLIARKRPWAERAAFLKRILPRQAAANAAESAVLIDGSVLNNAPFRPAIEALRERPARRQVDRRFVYIDPHPGGAIHFGNTADKAPGFFQTIIGAISELPRQQPIRDNLEEIAERSRQIERMRTIIAGIRPEVEKQVEDLFGYTLFLDSPTQARLTAWRQRAQAAAAKSAGYGYAAYGHLKITGVVETIADLLHHAGGEPGPQRWRGIRAHIAAAVTARGFDDMKPSFAGGASATTIAFLRTFDLGFRLRRLRLLARRITDLEGDQPEAELAPIRDAIYLSLADYLECKRTDRYAALRKDVRLLRGDAGPLLDKLGAALDLETLDERTEERLATAFAGLAREVKRPILLSYLGFPYFDVATLPLLQGDGLDEYDAIKVDRIAPDDAISIRSGGAAATLKGIQFNSFGAFFSRAYRENDYLWGRLHGAERMIDIVLSALDPTMRLKPGRTAEIKRAAFLAILEEEQGKLTMIPGLFETLRREIG from the coding sequence GTGACCCGCGAGAAGGAACTCCGCCTTGCGCTGGTCTGCTATGGCGGGATCAGCCTTGCCGTCTACATGCACGGCATCACCAAGGAAATCTGGCGGCTGGCGCGTGCAAGTCAGGCGTTCCACGCCGGGGTCGCTCCGGCGGGGGGCAGCCAGGGTGTGTACCGCGCGCTGTTTCAGGAAATCGAGGCGGAAACCGGCCTGAGACTGCGCGTCCTCGTCGATATCGTCGCGGGGGCAAGTGCCGGGGGAATCAACGGCGTCGTCCTCGCGCAAGCGATCAGCACCGGACAGAGCCTCGAACCGTTGACCGATCTGTGGCTCGATTCGGCCGATATCGAGGCACTGGTCGACCCGAAACAAGCGCCGAGCCATCGCTTTTCCAAGGCCTGGGCGCTGCCGCTCGCGTGGATGGCGGCACGCCGCGACACGATCGATGCGACGGTCGAGCCCGGCGCGCGCGAGGAAGTCCGCGCCAAGCTGTCGCATTTTATCCGCTCGCGCTGGTTCGAACCACCGTTCGGGGGCGAGCGCTTCACCGGCATGATCTTAGACGCGCTCGACGCGATGGCCGCCGCGCCGCGTGAACCGCGGCTGCTGCCAGACGGCCAGCCGCTCGACCTGTTCGTCACCGTCACCGATTTTCGCGGCCATCCCGAACGCCTGACGCTCAACTCCCCGCCCGAAGTGGTCGAGATCGAGCACCGCGTCGTGGTGCCGTTCAGTGATCACGGCGCCAGCGGCGAAACGCTCGCGCATCCCGCCGAATTGGCGTTCGCGGCGCGCGCCACGTCGAGCTTCCCCGGCGCATTTCCGCCCTTCATGGTCGGCGAGCTGGATCGCGTACTGATCGCGCGCAAGCGCCCCTGGGCAGAACGCGCCGCTTTCCTGAAACGCATTCTACCCCGTCAGGCCGCCGCGAACGCCGCCGAGAGTGCTGTGCTGATCGACGGATCGGTGCTCAACAACGCGCCGTTCCGCCCGGCGATCGAAGCGTTGCGCGAACGCCCCGCGCGCCGCCAGGTCGACCGGCGCTTCGTTTATATCGATCCGCATCCCGGCGGCGCGATCCACTTCGGCAACACCGCAGACAAGGCACCCGGTTTCTTCCAGACGATCATCGGTGCGATTTCCGAACTCCCGCGCCAGCAACCGATTCGCGATAATCTCGAGGAGATCGCCGAGCGCTCGCGCCAAATCGAGCGGATGCGTACCATCATCGCCGGCATCCGCCCGGAGGTCGAAAAGCAAGTCGAGGATTTGTTCGGCTACACGCTGTTCCTCGATTCGCCGACGCAAGCGCGGCTAACGGCGTGGCGGCAACGCGCGCAAGCGGCGGCGGCGAAAAGTGCTGGCTATGGTTATGCCGCGTATGGGCATTTGAAGATCACCGGCGTGGTCGAGACGATCGCCGACCTGCTCCATCATGCCGGCGGCGAACCGGGGCCGCAGCGCTGGCGCGGGATTCGCGCGCACATTGCCGCCGCCGTCACCGCGCGCGGCTTTGACGACATGAAGCCCAGCTTTGCCGGTGGTGCGAGCGCCACGACGATCGCCTTTCTGCGCACCTTCGATCTCGGCTTTCGATTGCGCCGTTTGCGGTTGCTGGCACGCCGCATCACCGATCTCGAAGGCGACCAGCCCGAGGCCGAACTCGCGCCGATCCGCGACGCAATCTATCTGAGCCTGGCCGACTATCTGGAATGCAAGCGCACCGATCGCTACGCCGCGTTGCGCAAGGACGTGCGGCTGCTGCGCGGCGACGCCGGGCCGTTGCTCGACAAACTCGGCGCGGCGCTGGATTTGGAGACGCTCGACGAGCGCACCGAGGAAAGGCTCGCCACCGCCTTCGCCGGGCTGGCCCGTGAGGTGAAGCGGCCGATCCTGCTGAGCTATCTCGGTTTTCCCTATTTCGATGTCGCCACCTTGCCGCTGCTGCAAGGCGACGGGCTCGACGAATATGACGCGATCAAGGTCGACCGCATCGCTCCCGACGATGCGATCAGCATCCGCAGCGGGGGTGCCGCCGCCACACTGAAAGGCATTCAGTTCAACAGCTTCGGCGCGTTCTTCAGCCGCGCGTATCGCGAGAATGACTATCTCTGGGGCCGCCTCCACGGGGCCGAGCGGATGATCGATATCGTCCTGTCCGCGCTTGACCCGACGATGCGGCTGAAACCCGGCCGCACTGCCGAGATCAAGCGTGCGGCATTCCTGGCGATCCTCGAGGAGGAACAGGGCAAGTTGACGATGATTCCGGGACTGTTCGAAACGCTGCGGCGGGAAATTGGGTAG
- a CDS encoding PqqD family protein — translation MTLFIPAHIVWQDVPGDLALFDTETGNYYALNGSAADIWREIAAGADADTAAARLAEAYGAPQSDVRADVADFVADALDKGVLVAAPA, via the coding sequence ATGACCCTGTTCATCCCCGCGCATATCGTCTGGCAGGACGTCCCGGGCGATCTTGCCCTGTTCGATACCGAAACTGGCAATTACTATGCGCTCAACGGCAGCGCGGCAGATATCTGGCGCGAGATTGCCGCGGGCGCGGACGCGGACACCGCCGCCGCCCGACTGGCCGAAGCCTATGGCGCGCCCCAATCGGACGTCCGGGCGGATGTGGCTGACTTCGTCGCGGATGCGCTCGACAAGGGCGTTTTGGTGGCCGCGCCGGCATGA